Within Tenebrio molitor chromosome 3, icTenMoli1.1, whole genome shotgun sequence, the genomic segment ttGTCATTAAACACAACTTTTTCAGTTTCCAATATTTGTGCGCATAAATTGAAtactttgtttaaattaagTAAAACAGCTGATTAGTTGGTACATTTTGACCGGCTAAAATGTTGTTATTAATTGTTATAAATCTTGATcgcattttctaaaaaaaaaaatgttttcatacAATTGGATACCGGATGATACTCGTATGTTGGAAGTTCATTGAAACGCAAACAAGTTCCATAGTGGCAAAACCGCAAAACATTGATTTTGCGGTTTCATTTGACGGTGAAGGTTATCGCAATAAAGTGAGTCTGaatattcattaaaaaattcttttgttatttttcacATTAAACCGTTTCcagtttttatcaaaattgcTACTTGCTTGGATATTTTACTAACTAATCATCTTCACTTCTTTATCTTATTAACATTAACAGTACAATCTTTTACAACTCGTATTCCAGTTTGGTTTGTTTTTATGAGATAGCAAcaaatttgtataaatttgtacctttcaataataatttttaaatgttaaagaTAATAATGTGATGGCATCCATATTACACCATTATAATAAACTATAAATTATACATGctttttccattaaattaggaaacaaaaaataaatttaaagatttaaacaataaattataaaattggaAGGTCAGTGTAATGTTATAGATGGGCATTTACTAAAGTGCAGgacatttgtttaattaaataatataccttaaaataaattctcttgCGTTTTTAACATTAATGTGGTTGTTCACTTATAAGCAAATACCTGTTGAAgtctaaaaataataatctatTTATAAATAGATCaaaatgtattctttaatatcCACATCGCTGGACAATCTTTTTTGTGTCACAAATAAACACctaacgaaaaaaatatctaaagaattttcaatacatttttataccATACGTTAACATCCactaacataaaaaattactattataaaaaatattttaaatcagtTCTTTTTGCGAAAAttggaaattattattagatataAAATGGGACACGGCATCGAGGTCGGATTAATTGAACAATACCCACATTTCTATTAAATAATCTTAGAGAACACtatttttccatttatttttctatacgCCCACTTTTATGtttctaattattattaatttttttcattttttatattgtatttGTCACATGCAATTGTTTTTACAAtgttaacaaataaaatagtatattattgtACTAGTTTAATAAGACGCTTTATTATCACACgatcgctacgctcgtcgtgcaTTAATGACATGAGTGTGATAATACatcttaatatactattttatctactttgctttactaattCCTGCTCCAGTTTTCAGACTAGGGACTTTTGCGTAGGTTGGTAACAGACATTGAcgatttgtatttaaatttgaaaacaatctAGTAGCAGTGAAACAAGTTCAATAATATCTGTCATTCGTGTgctaaatgtttaaaatgttatatttactaaatttacttcGTAGCATCACACTTTACCTTGGCGCCTGACGTGAAACGACTGATGTTGCCAATGtaacaaagctaaaagttaccaaaaacagtttaataatacgatctattattaaactgttttcaaTATAATAATGAGTCCATTAGTATCGCAAAGTAGATAAAttcgttttaaaattttctacaatTAAGAATTCGTTGAATTGCATTAGTAATGAAGAATATATTTTGTAGTAATTTTCCAAGAACGAGAAATTCTACTAACTGTCAGGTTACacattttaaactggtccaagACATGCCTGGAATCCAGCTGAGTAATTTACGTCACCTTCGAACCAACATAAATTGTATTCGTCTACATGTTTAGAAAGTTAAGGAAGAGATAACATGAAACGACATTGATCGTTAATTAGAAAGTATTCTGACAAGAAATGCATAAGATGCATCCATGCCTTTGTAATAATGAGTCCTTATGCTacttgtaatagttatttatgtgacgcgcttagtaaattaatctttaccgGTGAGCTGGAAGGTTTGTGggacgagcgacgaaggagcgagtctCCTTAATCCAGTGAgcccgtaaagattaattgctaagcaAACTTTTATTCCATCTTCAGCCTTTAAACAGCGTTTTTTAATTGCTATTTATATTTATGAAAAGATGATATTTTGTAGTGAAAGGCTGTAGGGGAATTACATCTATGTCGTCATGGCGTCAGAGGTTTTGTGAAAAAGAAAGAATAACTTTAATGCCCGATGAAGACTTTGTAGGCGATTTTCTTGAAGTGCAAGAAAATACCCAAGGAATTGCCAACGCTGCAAGTGCGGTTCTCTACTGATTCCATCCAAAGAGCGGTgtgaatagttatttacgaaccaagtgcgggaagacgatgttcccgcatgagcgcattttttaaagcacgagcgacgaaggagcgagtgcctttaatcaatgcgcgaatgaacggaagatgtcttcacgcaagtggttcgtacaatattttttgtacgaaaattaaattaaaattttttgttttaatacagtaaacataaacgaacataaaaccaagtaggcagtgatctttggttattggaaacaattgcttcatattttaatttttgcaataatttgtgaattttgtaggaacaattttcaacgattataaatctttccctaattttttaatggaggaaaacccagggaagttgtattttatgaactaaattttattattatcaagacaaatttttttttgaatgcctcaaagggccagtgttttttgcaatttttcattcgagtcgaccgggaagcactcgtttcggagcgagcgttggatgttggaagaGTTGCcttcaaggctatgagtacaaaaaatgattttcgtAAAAggatcaaaatgcattattaatgtatgtaattgcaaaaattgatggttaaatttgtttgtgtttataataaactttttttaaaatcatttaattaatttttattaataatttttttatcctaAAATTTTACAGGGTTCTGCCCGTAACTACTCATTTACTTAGTTATGACAAATACCTGTAAACTGCCATTTACTTacaaggtggaaataaaatttataataagtaataataacAGTCATAATAAAGATAATTCTTCATAGAGAGCTATTTGTTTTTAAGATGttggaaaatttcaaaagagCATAATGCTGTGCTACTCTCCATTAAACTCATTTATGATGTTGAGAGCGGTTTAATCTTGATATTCATTTAATCTATTGTTTGGCTTTGTTAAAAATCAtgttaatgaaataatcatgATCGAACAACgcgataataattattgcgaGTCACAGCATCGTTGATAAAAAAACATGCccaaaaaaagtcaaaacttTACATCACATTGAGAAGATAATGCCcaaatcaagaaaataaaagtgtgGTCGCGTGTACTTTGCATAATGTAGATAGGGAAGATCCTTTATAAGCAGGTATTGTTTGGTAGCTCAATCAATCCTAAATCATGATGTTTAAACTGACAACACTCTTCTCTTTCACATTTCTGATAACGTCAGTCGCTTGTGAtcaattttcaacaatttataACGAATTTGTGGACGAAATTATCAACCCCAACGAACTCTTCTCAAGAATCAGGTCTTCACTTGGAGACTCCGAGGAAGCTAATGATGCGGCGAAGAAAAGTAAGTTTTAGAATGTTAAGTCATGATTAGTTATTTGATGCAGTGTTTGACGCTTCAACCAAAATCCCCAACGGAGTCTTggctggaaattttttcgatctGGGGAATTTTGACGAATGCTATGGGATCACGTATGGTGAGATTTATGGCAAGTATTGCCTAGGAACTCTCCCGGTAGAATCCGTGCCTCAAAAATATTCTAACATTTTCACTCACAACATGACCCAACAGGTTCAGTTGCATCAACAATTCTCTTCCCTTTTGTTGACTAGTTTTTTGTAGACTGGGCCTAGACTGACAGGACTAGGTGAAAGTTACGCAGGATTCCATTTTGCAGCTTGCGTGCCTAGCAACTGGTCAGCAATAGACATTCCTGGCCTTTTAACCTACACCGAAGACTTCTGCTATTCAAAAGCCACGAAACCAGAACTATCGACAGGCGCTGTTGTAGTAATCGTTGTTTTCGCACTTTTTCTAACTCTAATAGTGGCATCCACACTATTTGACATAGTTCTGCACTACGCCAAATGGAGTACGTACCAGTTGCatcaagaaaataattcttaTCGATTTGTTGTAGAAAATCCCTACGAATTGTTCGTCGCGTTCTCGTTTTTGTCCAATGGCCGCAAAATTTTTCGCTCGACCAAGAACCCAGACCAGTTATTGTGCCTCAACGGGATCAAAGCCATCAGTATGATGTGGGTTGTGATTGGACACGAGTACTCTGACATTATGAATACACCTTTgtctaattattttgacatgCAAAAGGTAGAAAAACAcctatttttctttgttgcaAATGTAGGATTCTGTTTCTAGTGGCAAAAGAATCTGGGGAATATGTTTGTTGCGGGAGCAACTGTTTCAGTAGATACTTTTCTTCTTGTTGGAGGTCTTGTGACGGTCTATACTTACCTGAAAGCAACTTCCAAAGGTGTTAAGTTCAATTTATTCCTATTCTATCTTCATAGATATCTTAGACTAACTCCAGCGCTTGCTGTCATGTCTTTGATTCATTTGTATCTGATCAATCATTTTGGCAATGGACCGCTGTGGAAAATCATCGACCTTATTTTGGCCCAACCATGTAGAGAAGCCTGGTGGAGTACTTTCTTGTACATCACCAACTATGTCCAACGAGGAGATGTAACTAAATCAATTTGGTACTCTATACTATTTCAACGAAGATTTGTTTCTAGTGCTTGCCGCAAAGTTGGTACCTCTCTATTGACATGCAATTGTTTATCTTGTCACCCATTGTACTCATACCATTGTCTAAAACACCTAAAATAGGTCTAGGTATGCTCGGAGTGCTGACAATTGCTGGTGTTATAACACCTTTTGTAGTTGGCTATGTAGAACATATAGGATCTATGTTTACAGACACGTAACACTTTCCTGATATCTTAATTGATAACATGTTTTAAAGAAACGTTGCAGGAATTTTGCACCTCTTTATTATACCCAAACCTACACCAGATTTGGCCCCTATGTGATCGGCATGGTTTTAGGCTACTTCATCCacaaaatcaaacagtcaGGACTGCAACTGCAACCGGTACAACTTTACCATCACTCATTTTACTCTTTACATTGACCTATAATTATTGTTCTAGTTGTCTGTTTGTCTCTTATGGCTAGTGTGTATGGCGGGTCTAGTGGCCTGTGTCTTTGCAGGTCATTCTCTCCTCATCTCCCAAGAAGAAGATAGTTGGGGAAACGCGCTGTATTTAGCTTTTAATCGACAATCTTGGGCTGTAGCTCTTTCTGGAGTGATACTCTTGTGTATTGCTGGATATGGAGGACCAGTCGATGTATTCCTTTCACTTCcagtttttcagtttttgaccAAATTGTCGTACTCTATGTATCTGGTCCACGTTTCCGTGATTGTAGTGAGACATGCAGCGatgaaaaatacatttaaattttccgaCATTGCTGTCGTAAGTATAATTAATTGTGTCTTTGTGAATGGGATTGAAAGACTTTTTTCCAGATGCACAGTTTTTGGGGTGACTTCATATTTACTTTGGTTATGGCTTTGATCTTGTGTCTATCGTTCGAATCTCCTGTTATCAttctagaaaaatatttgtttgccTTGTGCAGAAGgcccaaacaaaaacaagtacAAAAATCCGAAGTATGATTAGATAATCTTCCAATTTGTacagtatatttttttaaatcagaaataaacttttatcggttcttttattatttacacgtACCATTTAGACCCTGAGAGCTATGTTGTGAAATATGATTGTCTAAGCTGGTGGTTGTTATCAAATACCCCCACATATAATATCTCCTTAGTGttatcttcaaattttaccaaaaaaggatatacagtgagcgccaaaagtatggaataaattcattaaaaataaaacaaaatttttttcaaaaaaatctttggacaggtcaattttagtttataaaaatacatattttaatgcaa encodes:
- the LOC138127093 gene encoding nose resistant to fluoxetine protein 6-like, producing MMFKLTTLFSFTFLITSVACDQFSTIYNEFVDEIINPNELFSRIRSSLGDSEEANDAAKKMFDASTKIPNGVLAGNFFDLGNFDECYGITYGEIYGKYCLGTLPVESVPQKYSNIFTHNMTQQTGPRLTGLGESYAGFHFAACVPSNWSAIDIPGLLTYTEDFCYSKATKPELSTGAVVVIVVFALFLTLIVASTLFDIVLHYAKWKNPYELFVAFSFLSNGRKIFRSTKNPDQLLCLNGIKAISMMWVVIGHEYSDIMNTPLSNYFDMQKWQKNLGNMFVAGATVSVDTFLLVGGLVTVYTYLKATSKGVKFNLFLFYLHRYLRLTPALAVMSLIHLYLINHFGNGPLWKIIDLILAQPCREAWWSTFLYITNYVQRGDCLPQSWYLSIDMQLFILSPIVLIPLSKTPKIGLGMLGVLTIAGVITPFVVGYVEHIGSMFTDTNFAPLYYTQTYTRFGPYVIGMVLGYFIHKIKQSGLQLQPLSVCLLWLVCMAGLVACVFAGHSLLISQEEDSWGNALYLAFNRQSWAVALSGVILLCIAGYGGPVDVFLSLPVFQFLTKLSYSMYLVHVSVIVVRHAAMKNTFKFSDIAVMHSFWGDFIFTLVMALILCLSFESPVIILEKYLFALCRRPKQKQVQKSEV